A window of Vicinamibacteria bacterium contains these coding sequences:
- a CDS encoding dihydrodipicolinate synthase family protein, translated as MKTTAVAAEDLKGVMAVPPLARKQAPSRPLDFPENDRLLHHMIAGGITRFLYGGNAFLYHLSLAEYEELLDWLAAFPDGCWAIPSLGPSYGRARDQAALLGRHRFPCALALPCGDPRDALGLEAGLREVAEAAGLPLILYLKEEANFGSDLEAGLDAVARLVEAKICVAIKYAIVRPSPGQDSYLERLLARVDKRLVISGIGERPAPTHMRTFGLPGFTTGSGCLAPGLSGELFHACALGDFARAEKIRAAFLPLEDRRDAWGPARVLHAALELAGVARTGPIPPFVSALRDDQRGPLLPIVRGLLAEEAALRPAARLNATEERR; from the coding sequence ATGAAGACGACGGCTGTTGCCGCAGAGGACCTAAAGGGCGTGATGGCGGTGCCCCCCCTCGCCCGCAAGCAAGCCCCCTCGCGCCCGCTCGATTTCCCCGAGAACGACCGGCTTCTGCACCACATGATCGCGGGCGGGATCACCCGGTTCCTGTACGGGGGCAACGCCTTCCTCTACCACCTGAGCCTTGCCGAGTACGAGGAGCTCTTGGACTGGCTGGCCGCCTTTCCCGATGGCTGCTGGGCGATCCCCAGCCTGGGCCCCTCCTACGGGCGGGCCCGGGACCAGGCGGCTCTCCTGGGCCGCCACCGCTTTCCCTGTGCCTTGGCCCTGCCCTGCGGCGATCCCCGCGACGCCCTCGGCCTGGAGGCGGGGCTGCGGGAGGTGGCGGAGGCCGCCGGCCTCCCCCTCATCCTCTACCTTAAAGAGGAGGCCAACTTTGGGAGCGACCTCGAGGCCGGCCTGGACGCCGTGGCCCGCCTGGTGGAGGCAAAGATCTGCGTGGCCATCAAGTACGCGATCGTGCGTCCTTCCCCGGGGCAGGACTCCTATCTCGAGCGGTTGCTCGCGCGCGTGGACAAGCGCCTCGTGATCAGCGGCATCGGTGAGCGTCCGGCCCCGACGCACATGCGGACCTTCGGCCTCCCCGGTTTCACCACCGGCTCCGGTTGCCTCGCGCCCGGCTTGAGCGGCGAGCTCTTCCATGCCTGCGCCCTGGGCGATTTCGCGCGGGCGGAGAAGATCCGGGCCGCCTTCCTGCCCCTGGAGGACCGGCGCGACGCCTGGGGTCCGGCCCGCGTCCTCCACGCCGCCCTGGAGCTGGCGGGGGTGGCGAGGACGGGGCCGATACCGCCCTTCGTGTCCGCGCTCCGCGACGACCAGCGCGGGCCGCTGCTCCCCATCGTTCGGGGGCTGCTCGCGGAAGAGGCCGCGCTGCGCCCAGCGGCGCGCCTCAATGCCACGGAGGAAAGGCGATGA
- a CDS encoding Gfo/Idh/MocA family oxidoreductase codes for MPICVGILGGGGISEAHARAAHEIEGVEIAAVAGENPAKVQELADRYHAAAYEGTAELLRHRPLDLVLIGSPPGRHAEQGIAAARQGLHVLVEKPIDVTLHRADELIAACEDAGVKLGVFFQGRFAPDLERLKRAVDDGALGRPFLASARVKWWRPPEYYSHSRWRGLLALEGGGALLSQGIHTLDLLLWLLGDVSRVWARAATALHRIEVEDTLVATLEFEGGALATLEATTAAFPGYPRALELTGSEGTVVIEQDRLLRVDLRRPWPGLLSSGERSRDESASSPLVGDVRGHRAALEDFLRAIREGGEPRCSGREGRRSLAVVEALYRAARGEVVSLP; via the coding sequence ATGCCCATCTGCGTCGGCATCCTGGGCGGGGGCGGCATCAGCGAGGCGCACGCTCGCGCCGCCCACGAGATCGAGGGGGTCGAGATCGCCGCCGTGGCGGGGGAGAACCCGGCCAAGGTCCAGGAGCTGGCCGACCGCTACCACGCGGCCGCCTATGAGGGGACCGCGGAGCTGCTCCGACATCGTCCCTTGGACCTGGTCCTCATCGGGAGCCCACCCGGCCGGCACGCCGAGCAGGGGATCGCCGCCGCCCGGCAGGGGCTGCACGTGCTGGTCGAGAAGCCCATCGACGTGACCCTCCACCGGGCGGACGAGCTCATCGCCGCTTGCGAGGACGCGGGCGTCAAGCTCGGGGTCTTCTTCCAGGGTCGTTTCGCGCCGGACCTCGAGCGCCTCAAGCGAGCGGTCGACGACGGCGCCCTGGGGCGACCCTTCCTGGCCTCGGCGCGGGTCAAGTGGTGGAGGCCGCCCGAGTACTACTCTCACTCGCGCTGGCGCGGCCTTCTCGCCCTGGAGGGTGGAGGGGCCCTCTTGAGCCAAGGCATCCACACCCTTGATCTGCTCCTCTGGCTGCTGGGGGACGTGAGCCGGGTGTGGGCGCGGGCGGCCACGGCCCTGCATCGCATCGAGGTGGAGGACACCCTCGTCGCCACCCTGGAATTCGAGGGCGGAGCCCTGGCCACCCTCGAGGCCACCACCGCCGCCTTCCCGGGCTACCCCCGCGCGCTCGAGCTGACGGGGTCGGAAGGGACGGTGGTGATCGAGCAGGACCGGCTGCTCCGGGTCGACCTGCGGAGGCCCTGGCCGGGGCTTCTGAGCAGCGGCGAAAGGAGCAGGGACGAGAGCGCGAGCTCACCCTTGGTGGGAGACGTGCGCGGCCACCGGGCCGCCCTCGAGGACTTTCTCCGCGCGATACGCGAGGGGGGCGAACCCCGGTGCAGCGGGCGCGAGGGGCGGCGGAGCCTGGCCGTGGTGGAGGCGCTCTACCGTGCGGCCCGGGGGGAGGTGGTGAGCCTGCCCTGA
- the araD gene encoding L-arabinonate dehydratase encodes MNGPKKAVADLRSQRWFGRGDMRSFGHRSRAKQEGFAGEDFLGKPVIAILNTWSDANPCHAHFRMRAEEVKRGVWQAGGFPLEMPVLSVGETFMKPSPMLYRNLLAMEAEEVLRANPVDGVVLLGGCDKTVPGLLMGATSMNLPALFLPAGPMLRGNWRGGVLGSGTDLWKYWTEKRAGNLDECAWREMEEGIARSFGTCMTMGTASTMAAAAEALGMTLPGASSIPAADSGHPRLASASGRRIVEMVFADLKPRDILTPPAFDNAIRVVMALGGSTNAIVHLVAMAGRAGVGLGLDRFDALSRRTPFLANIRPSGEYLMEDFYYAGGLRGLMASMGDLLDLGAMTANSRTLGENLEGAQVFNQNVIAPREQPLGPEGGLAVLRGNLAPDGAVIKHTAMERRLLRHAGKAVVFRDYNDLVARIDDPGLAVTADSVLVLQNAGPLGGPGMPEWGMLPLPKKLLEQGVRDMVRISDARMSGTSYGACVLHVAPESFVGGPLALVREGDVIELDVPARQLTLKVPEEELARRRAEWRPRDFPYPRGFGALYARHVTQANRGCDFDFLEGTAPVPEPEIH; translated from the coding sequence GTGAACGGGCCCAAGAAGGCCGTGGCCGACCTGCGGAGCCAACGCTGGTTCGGCCGGGGCGACATGCGCTCCTTCGGCCACCGTTCCCGCGCCAAGCAGGAAGGGTTTGCGGGGGAGGACTTCCTGGGCAAGCCCGTGATCGCGATCCTCAACACGTGGAGCGACGCGAATCCCTGCCATGCCCACTTCCGCATGCGGGCGGAGGAGGTGAAGCGCGGCGTCTGGCAGGCGGGCGGCTTCCCCCTGGAGATGCCGGTGCTCTCCGTGGGAGAGACCTTCATGAAGCCCTCCCCCATGCTCTACCGGAACCTCCTGGCCATGGAGGCGGAGGAGGTGCTCCGCGCGAACCCCGTCGACGGGGTCGTGCTCCTGGGCGGCTGCGACAAGACCGTCCCCGGCCTGCTCATGGGCGCCACCAGCATGAACCTGCCCGCCCTCTTTCTTCCCGCCGGGCCCATGCTGCGCGGGAACTGGCGCGGCGGCGTCCTCGGAAGCGGGACCGACCTCTGGAAGTACTGGACGGAGAAGCGCGCCGGCAACCTCGACGAGTGCGCCTGGCGGGAGATGGAGGAAGGGATCGCCCGCTCCTTCGGGACCTGCATGACCATGGGGACGGCCTCCACCATGGCGGCGGCGGCGGAGGCCCTGGGCATGACCCTGCCCGGCGCTTCTTCGATCCCCGCCGCCGACTCCGGCCACCCCCGGCTGGCCTCCGCCAGCGGACGGAGGATCGTGGAGATGGTGTTCGCGGACCTGAAGCCCCGGGACATCCTCACCCCGCCCGCCTTCGACAACGCCATCAGAGTGGTGATGGCCCTTGGGGGGTCGACCAACGCCATCGTTCACCTGGTCGCGATGGCGGGTCGGGCGGGGGTGGGGCTCGGCCTCGACCGCTTCGACGCCCTCTCGCGGCGCACGCCCTTCCTCGCCAACATCCGGCCCTCGGGCGAGTACTTGATGGAGGACTTCTACTACGCGGGGGGCCTGCGCGGCCTCATGGCCTCGATGGGGGATCTCCTCGACCTCGGGGCCATGACCGCCAACTCCCGCACCTTGGGCGAGAACCTGGAAGGAGCGCAGGTCTTCAACCAGAACGTGATCGCCCCCCGGGAGCAGCCCCTGGGGCCCGAAGGTGGACTCGCCGTCCTCAGGGGTAACCTCGCCCCCGACGGGGCGGTGATCAAGCACACCGCCATGGAGAGGCGCCTCCTCCGGCACGCGGGGAAGGCGGTTGTCTTCCGCGACTACAACGACCTCGTGGCCCGCATCGACGACCCCGGCCTTGCCGTCACCGCGGACTCGGTTCTCGTCCTGCAGAACGCCGGCCCCCTGGGAGGGCCGGGGATGCCAGAGTGGGGGATGCTGCCCCTCCCCAAGAAGCTCTTGGAGCAGGGCGTGCGCGACATGGTCCGGATCTCCGACGCGCGGATGAGCGGAACCAGCTACGGTGCCTGCGTCCTCCACGTGGCCCCGGAGTCCTTCGTGGGAGGCCCCCTGGCCCTGGTCCGGGAGGGAGACGTCATCGAGCTCGACGTTCCCGCCCGGCAGCTCACCCTGAAGGTGCCGGAGGAGGAGCTCGCCCGTCGGCGGGCGGAGTGGAGGCCCCGCGATTTCCCCTACCCCCGAGGCTTCGGCGCCCTGTACGCCCGCCACGTCACCCAAGCGAACCGGGGATGTGACTTCGACTTCCTCGAGGGGACGGCGCCCGTGCCCGAGCCGGAGATCCATTGA
- a CDS encoding GntR family transcriptional regulator has translation MTAGTPLSLPGTVRYRTKQELVYQTLRSAIMRCDLRPGQRLVIDELARQLEVSAIPVREALHLLQSEGLVTSVPHVGATVSLISRESIDEVFAVLEGLEIVATRSATLRLTSADAATLEGITVAMDEALQTGRNEEWADLNSRFHLAISRLSAMPMLQEMTERVLDHWDRVRRFYFSGVLVRRIEQAQEEHRVLLRAMKAKDLVALERTVKQHNQGALLAYAEYLQEGAQ, from the coding sequence ATGACCGCGGGAACGCCTCTGTCTCTACCCGGCACGGTGCGCTACCGCACAAAGCAAGAGCTCGTCTACCAGACCCTCCGCAGCGCCATCATGCGCTGCGACCTCCGCCCCGGCCAGCGCCTGGTCATCGACGAGCTGGCCCGACAGCTCGAGGTCAGCGCGATCCCCGTCCGGGAGGCCCTCCACCTCCTCCAGTCCGAGGGCCTGGTCACGAGCGTCCCCCACGTGGGGGCCACCGTGAGCCTGATCTCCCGGGAATCTATCGACGAGGTCTTCGCCGTCCTCGAAGGCCTTGAGATCGTGGCCACCCGCAGCGCCACCCTTCGCCTCACGAGCGCGGATGCCGCGACCCTGGAGGGGATCACGGTCGCCATGGACGAGGCATTGCAAACGGGTCGCAACGAGGAGTGGGCGGACCTGAACTCCCGCTTCCATCTCGCCATCAGCCGCCTGAGCGCGATGCCGATGCTCCAGGAGATGACGGAGCGGGTGCTGGACCACTGGGACCGAGTGCGCCGGTTCTACTTCAGCGGGGTGCTCGTCCGCCGGATCGAGCAGGCCCAGGAGGAGCACCGCGTCCTGCTTCGGGCCATGAAGGCCAAGGACCTGGTGGCTCTGGAGCGGACGGTGAAGCAGCACAATCAGGGGGCGCTCCTCGCCTACGCAGAGTACTTGCAGGAAGGCGCGCAATGA
- a CDS encoding SDR family oxidoreductase, whose protein sequence is MTLRALDLTGRVAVVLGGTSGIGLALARGLAEAGADVVPSSRRREQVEAAAAEIEGLGRRTLRLTTDVTDRASLEAARERILAGLGKVDILVNSAGRTKRTPTLDLPEEEWTAILDTNLTGTLRACQVFGRHMLDRGYGRIVNIASLASFAALLEVAAYTASKAAVAALTKSLALEWGPRGVNVNAIAPGVFPTPLNAGLLEGTDRGREFLLRTPLRRFGRVEELQGACVLLASEAASFVNGEVLCVDGGLLASAVNQ, encoded by the coding sequence ATGACGCTCCGGGCCCTCGACCTGACGGGCCGCGTGGCGGTGGTGCTGGGGGGGACCTCCGGCATCGGGCTGGCCCTGGCCCGGGGGCTGGCCGAGGCCGGGGCCGACGTGGTCCCGAGCTCGCGCCGGCGCGAGCAAGTGGAAGCGGCGGCGGCGGAGATCGAAGGCCTTGGCCGGCGAACCCTGCGCTTGACCACGGACGTGACCGACCGCGCCTCGCTGGAGGCGGCTCGGGAGCGAATCCTAGCCGGCCTGGGCAAGGTCGACATTCTGGTCAACAGCGCGGGTCGGACCAAGCGCACGCCCACCCTCGACCTTCCGGAGGAGGAGTGGACCGCCATCCTCGACACCAACCTCACCGGCACCCTGCGCGCCTGCCAGGTCTTCGGCCGCCACATGCTGGACCGAGGCTACGGGCGGATCGTCAACATCGCCTCCCTCGCCTCCTTCGCCGCCCTCCTCGAGGTCGCGGCCTATACCGCAAGCAAGGCGGCGGTGGCCGCCCTCACCAAATCGCTGGCCCTGGAGTGGGGGCCGCGGGGCGTGAACGTGAACGCCATCGCGCCCGGCGTCTTCCCCACCCCCCTCAACGCGGGCCTCCTCGAGGGAACCGATCGGGGGCGGGAGTTCCTGCTCCGGACGCCCCTGCGGAGGTTCGGGCGGGTGGAGGAGCTGCAGGGGGCCTGCGTCCTCCTGGCCTCGGAGGCGGCCAGCTTCGTGAACGGCGAGGTCTTGTGCGTGGACGGAGGGCTCCTGGCCAGCGCGGTCAACCAGTGA
- a CDS encoding NADH:flavin oxidoreductase translates to MNWPRVASLKTADAFRSHLERSGILLKFDEALAPGASSPLARPFELGGVRVGNRFCILPMEGWDGTREGEPSELTGRRWHNFGVSGAKLIWGGEAVAVRFDGRANPNQLLITERTLPGLARLRETLVRAHLEKFGPGAETDLHVGLQLTHSGRFARPFATDRPEPRTAYAHPWLDRRFPGEIRMLGDDELDRLTGDFVRAARLARSIGFAFVDIKHCHGYLGHELLSARDRPGPYGGSFKNRTRFLREVVAGIRAEAPGLGVGVRVSIFDTVPFRKGGDGLGHPEADPAGYRWAFGLLEDERLPEALEEARTLLRLLETLGVRWICATAGSPYYNPHVQRPAFFPPSDGYEPPEDPLRGVARQIQATALLKAEFPGLAVVGSAYSYLQEWLPHVAQHTIRTGGADFVGLGRLVLSYPELPADVLAGVPLRRKKLCRTFSDCTSGPRNGLVSGCYPLDPFYVDHPDAERLRRAKEALRV, encoded by the coding sequence TTGAACTGGCCGCGCGTGGCCTCGCTCAAGACCGCGGACGCCTTTCGCTCGCATCTTGAGCGGAGCGGCATCCTCCTGAAGTTCGACGAGGCGCTGGCGCCCGGCGCCTCCTCGCCCCTGGCCCGCCCCTTCGAGCTCGGGGGCGTACGGGTCGGCAATCGCTTCTGCATACTGCCCATGGAGGGGTGGGACGGAACCCGGGAAGGCGAGCCCAGCGAGTTGACCGGACGCCGCTGGCACAACTTCGGGGTGAGCGGGGCCAAGCTGATCTGGGGCGGGGAGGCGGTGGCCGTGCGCTTCGACGGCCGGGCCAACCCCAACCAGCTCCTGATCACGGAGAGGACGCTGCCCGGCCTCGCCCGGCTCCGGGAAACGCTGGTTCGGGCCCATCTGGAAAAGTTCGGGCCGGGCGCGGAGACCGACCTCCATGTCGGGCTCCAGCTCACCCACTCCGGGCGCTTCGCGCGGCCCTTTGCCACCGACCGCCCGGAACCCCGCACCGCCTATGCGCACCCCTGGCTCGACCGGCGCTTCCCCGGTGAGATCCGCATGCTCGGTGACGACGAGCTCGACCGTCTTACCGGCGACTTCGTGCGGGCCGCGCGCCTGGCCCGCTCCATCGGCTTTGCTTTCGTGGACATCAAGCACTGTCATGGCTACCTCGGCCACGAGCTGCTCTCGGCGCGGGACCGGCCGGGCCCCTACGGGGGCTCCTTTAAGAACCGGACCCGCTTCCTTCGTGAGGTGGTGGCGGGCATCCGGGCGGAGGCCCCGGGGCTGGGGGTGGGGGTGCGGGTCTCGATCTTCGACACCGTCCCCTTTCGAAAGGGCGGCGACGGGTTGGGACATCCGGAGGCGGATCCCGCGGGCTACCGTTGGGCCTTCGGCCTCTTGGAGGACGAGCGGCTCCCGGAGGCCCTCGAGGAGGCTCGCACCTTGCTTCGCCTCCTGGAAACCCTGGGCGTCCGCTGGATCTGCGCGACGGCGGGGAGCCCCTATTACAACCCCCACGTCCAGCGCCCCGCGTTCTTTCCCCCCAGCGACGGCTATGAGCCCCCCGAGGATCCCCTGCGGGGCGTGGCCCGGCAGATCCAGGCCACCGCCCTCCTCAAGGCGGAGTTCCCGGGTCTGGCCGTGGTCGGATCGGCCTACAGCTACCTGCAGGAGTGGCTCCCCCACGTGGCCCAGCACACCATCCGCACGGGGGGGGCCGATTTCGTGGGCCTGGGCCGGCTGGTCCTGTCCTACCCGGAGCTGCCCGCCGACGTGCTGGCGGGGGTGCCGCTTCGGCGCAAGAAGCTCTGCCGGACCTTCAGCGATTGCACCAGCGGCCCCCGCAATGGCCTCGTCTCCGGTTGCTATCCGCTCGATCCCTTCTATGTGGACCACCCGGACGCCGAGCGGCTCCGCCGCGCCAAGGAGGCCCTACGAGTCTGA
- a CDS encoding dihydrodipicolinate synthase family protein has translation MKELSAPDPGPFRSKLVGVIAFPVTPFREDLSLDLAGLRRNLRALVEHPVRAVVAAGGTGELYSLTPVEHSQVVAAMVEETRGRVPVIAGVGFGHALAVEMAEASARAGAEAILALPPYYPNADEQGLLKYYEAIGRATPHPLLVYSRDWVNPGPEWVERLAARVPTLAAWKEGQGDIRRCQQIMARLGDRLHWIGGAGDDCVPGYYSIGIRTYTSSIANVAPRLSLQLHEAASGGDAATLSRLMELYVVPLYALRSRRRGYEVSVMKEMMNGLGLAAGPVRPPLPALTPEDQAEVAALLRKWQPVL, from the coding sequence TTGAAGGAGCTAAGCGCCCCGGACCCCGGCCCGTTCCGGTCGAAGCTCGTGGGGGTGATCGCCTTCCCGGTCACGCCCTTCCGCGAGGACCTCTCGCTCGACCTTGCCGGCCTGCGCCGCAACCTCCGGGCCCTCGTGGAGCACCCCGTGCGCGCGGTGGTGGCGGCGGGGGGCACGGGCGAGCTCTATTCGCTCACTCCCGTCGAGCACTCCCAGGTGGTGGCGGCCATGGTGGAGGAGACCCGCGGGAGGGTGCCCGTCATCGCGGGGGTGGGATTCGGCCACGCCCTCGCGGTGGAGATGGCGGAGGCGTCCGCGCGCGCGGGGGCGGAGGCCATCCTGGCCCTGCCCCCCTACTACCCGAACGCGGACGAGCAGGGGCTCCTCAAGTACTACGAGGCCATCGGCCGAGCCACCCCCCACCCGCTCCTCGTCTACAGCCGCGACTGGGTCAACCCGGGGCCGGAATGGGTGGAGCGGCTGGCCGCCCGCGTTCCCACCCTCGCCGCCTGGAAGGAGGGGCAGGGCGACATCCGGCGCTGCCAGCAGATCATGGCCCGCCTAGGCGACCGGCTCCACTGGATCGGGGGCGCGGGCGACGACTGCGTGCCCGGCTACTACAGCATCGGCATCCGAACCTACACCTCGAGCATCGCCAACGTCGCGCCCCGCCTCTCCCTCCAGCTCCACGAGGCCGCCTCCGGGGGTGACGCCGCGACCCTGAGCCGCCTCATGGAGCTCTACGTGGTGCCCCTCTATGCCCTTCGAAGCCGGCGGCGGGGGTACGAGGTCTCGGTCATGAAGGAGATGATGAACGGGCTGGGCCTGGCGGCGGGTCCGGTGCGCCCCCCCCTTCCCGCCCTGACCCCCGAGGACCAGGCGGAGGTTGCGGCCCTGCTCCGGAAGTGGCAGCCGGTGCTCTAA
- a CDS encoding MFS transporter: MATAFLALFSVVGCALYGLPFFYDFLVRDLGWTRAQVTWGNGLSKLLVGPLFGFLAGAIIDAVGPRRVMMVGILMAGGALVGLSGVTSLGAFYGFYFLNALGYVCGGPLPNQVLLSRWFEAGRGKAMGVAYLGIGLGGALVPLVAHALTESLGWRGAMGTLGLLMLVIALPAAFFVREPLGDPAAGGPAVVIVSLGVILRRPAFYLLALGSMCSIGAVGGTMQNLKLYLSLDRGLAQGRVAALLSVILAGSIAGRLLMGWLADVWAKKRVMLLIYAIVAATIPLLAFAASPPALLAAALLFGIGLGGDYMIIPLMAAELFGVRVLGRLMGVILTADGVAEAVVPVLVAGIRDRAGSYASGFLLLVGLAALGALAVALLPRPVAASAPKDGAPAAGEEAMVRP; encoded by the coding sequence GTGGCGACCGCGTTTTTGGCCCTTTTCTCGGTCGTGGGCTGCGCCCTTTATGGCCTCCCCTTCTTCTACGATTTCCTGGTCCGCGATCTAGGCTGGACCCGCGCGCAGGTGACGTGGGGCAACGGTCTCAGCAAGCTGCTGGTGGGGCCGCTCTTCGGCTTCCTAGCCGGCGCGATCATCGATGCCGTCGGGCCCCGCCGGGTGATGATGGTGGGGATCTTGATGGCGGGGGGTGCGCTCGTGGGCCTCTCCGGCGTCACGAGCCTGGGAGCCTTCTACGGCTTCTACTTCTTGAACGCCCTGGGCTATGTCTGCGGCGGACCGCTCCCCAACCAGGTACTGCTCTCGCGCTGGTTCGAGGCCGGCCGCGGCAAGGCCATGGGCGTCGCCTACCTGGGGATCGGTCTGGGCGGTGCCCTGGTCCCCCTCGTCGCCCACGCCCTTACCGAGTCCTTGGGTTGGCGGGGGGCGATGGGAACCCTGGGCCTCCTGATGCTCGTGATCGCTCTCCCCGCCGCCTTCTTCGTTCGCGAGCCTTTGGGAGACCCAGCTGCGGGGGGCCCCGCGGTCGTAATCGTCTCCTTGGGGGTCATCCTGCGCCGGCCGGCCTTCTACCTCCTGGCCCTCGGCAGCATGTGCTCGATCGGCGCCGTGGGGGGGACCATGCAGAACCTCAAGCTCTACCTGAGCCTCGACCGCGGGCTCGCCCAGGGTCGAGTGGCCGCCCTGCTCTCCGTCATCCTCGCCGGGAGCATCGCCGGCCGCCTCCTGATGGGCTGGCTGGCCGACGTCTGGGCCAAGAAGCGCGTGATGCTGCTCATCTACGCCATCGTGGCCGCCACCATCCCCCTCCTCGCCTTCGCGGCCTCGCCGCCGGCCCTCCTCGCGGCGGCCCTCCTCTTTGGCATCGGCCTGGGCGGCGACTATATGATCATCCCCCTGATGGCGGCGGAGCTATTCGGAGTGAGGGTCCTGGGGCGGCTCATGGGGGTCATCCTCACCGCGGACGGGGTGGCGGAGGCCGTGGTCCCCGTCCTCGTGGCCGGGATCCGCGACCGCGCGGGCAGCTACGCGAGCGGCTTCCTCCTCCTGGTAGGGCTGGCCGCCCTGGGTGCGCTGGCGGTGGCGCTCCTGCCGCGGCCCGTCGCCGCGTCTGCCCCCAAGGACGGCGCGCCTGCGGCGGGGGAGGAAGCGATGGTCCGCCCGTGA